A genomic stretch from Fodinibius salinus includes:
- a CDS encoding TrkH family potassium uptake protein — MKIPHHWKQKWLELLRRWEKIKRKVNLEFHYVQDDLYEIDKVAQPYFRAITVLLSLLVIASILIPIAFELTPEVTRLNDQIEIWILVGFVANFVIRLVLTGDRSVFLRKRWFEAILSMLSLVVLTDLGLSFIRLVDTYFLGIENTRVAFIRFLKGYLLLFVIIKFLQFLPELLDKQKNTARFLVYSFLSLIAVGAFLLMLPGATQDGLGLQFIDALFTSTSAVCVTGLIVVDTATHFTLFGEVVILTLIQLGGIGIISFATFLFLFISGGLGVGQMNTIKGMVAEKNTTLVASTLKRVVGFTFAIEAIGAISYYLSWDIEFPNHGQRILFSVFHAISAFCNAGFSLFTNSLADGANATNMGINITTMTLIVLGGLGFTVIWELIRKKIEKSRWQKRLSIHTRTVLVTTVVLIVAGAGLILWMEWNKTLAGYPFGDKLMLSFFQSVTTRTAGFNTLDTGAIGISATLIMMIFMLIGGSPASTAGGIKTTTFAVLMRSITMTIKGYNRMELFNRTIPTSAIFRAVTVLLLASSCIGVSTILLSVVEDHAFLDLLFEEISAFATVGLSRGITAELSGWGKFIIVVSMFLGRVGILTFMVAFANRMDTHKYEYPEETIMVS; from the coding sequence ATGAAAATACCTCATCACTGGAAGCAAAAGTGGCTTGAACTGCTCCGTCGCTGGGAAAAAATTAAAAGAAAGGTAAATCTTGAGTTCCATTATGTCCAGGATGATCTCTACGAAATAGATAAGGTGGCCCAACCGTATTTTCGAGCAATTACGGTTTTGCTTAGTCTATTGGTCATCGCCAGTATTCTCATACCTATTGCCTTTGAATTGACTCCAGAAGTAACGCGATTAAATGACCAAATAGAGATCTGGATCCTTGTTGGGTTTGTAGCAAACTTTGTTATTCGGCTTGTGCTTACTGGAGATCGATCTGTATTCCTGAGAAAACGCTGGTTCGAGGCCATATTATCGATGTTGTCACTGGTCGTGTTGACAGATTTAGGCCTGTCATTTATCCGTCTGGTTGACACCTATTTTTTAGGGATCGAAAATACTCGCGTGGCATTTATTAGATTTCTAAAAGGCTATCTGCTTTTGTTCGTCATAATTAAGTTTCTGCAATTTTTGCCGGAACTGCTTGACAAACAAAAAAATACGGCACGGTTCCTGGTATACAGCTTTCTTTCTCTTATTGCTGTAGGTGCATTTTTGTTGATGTTGCCGGGAGCCACGCAGGACGGTCTTGGCCTTCAATTTATAGATGCCTTGTTCACCTCTACCAGCGCAGTTTGTGTAACGGGTCTTATTGTGGTGGATACCGCAACGCACTTCACGTTGTTTGGTGAGGTGGTGATACTAACCCTAATCCAGCTTGGAGGGATTGGAATTATCTCATTTGCGACCTTTCTGTTTTTGTTTATAAGCGGTGGCTTAGGCGTAGGCCAGATGAACACTATTAAAGGTATGGTTGCAGAAAAAAATACCACTTTGGTGGCTTCAACGCTGAAACGAGTGGTGGGCTTTACGTTTGCTATAGAAGCCATTGGGGCCATTAGTTATTATCTCAGTTGGGATATCGAATTTCCAAACCACGGTCAGCGTATCTTATTCTCGGTTTTCCATGCCATATCGGCCTTTTGTAACGCGGGGTTTTCACTATTCACAAACAGCTTGGCGGATGGGGCGAATGCCACAAATATGGGGATCAATATAACTACGATGACACTTATTGTATTAGGCGGATTGGGATTTACGGTTATATGGGAGTTGATTCGCAAGAAAATTGAGAAGAGTCGCTGGCAGAAACGCTTATCCATCCATACCCGAACGGTATTGGTTACTACAGTTGTACTCATAGTAGCGGGTGCCGGACTCATATTGTGGATGGAGTGGAATAAAACACTAGCGGGATATCCTTTCGGAGATAAACTAATGCTTTCCTTTTTCCAAAGTGTTACGACCCGAACGGCTGGGTTTAACACCTTAGATACCGGTGCCATCGGTATTTCTGCAACATTGATTATGATGATTTTTATGCTCATTGGGGGATCTCCGGCCTCAACAGCCGGGGGAATCAAAACCACAACATTCGCCGTCCTTATGCGGTCTATTACCATGACCATTAAGGGCTACAATCGGATGGAGCTATTTAATCGTACGATTCCCACCTCGGCTATATTCCGCGCGGTAACGGTCCTGTTGCTTGCTTCCTCGTGTATTGGTGTAAGCACTATCTTGCTATCTGTGGTGGAAGATCATGCATTTCTGGATCTGTTATTTGAAGAGATTTCTGCTTTTGCTACCGTGGGCCTATCTCGGGGAATAACCGCTGAGTTAAGCGGCTGGGGGAAGTTTATTATTGTGGTTTCCATGTTCCTGGGCCGTGTCGGTATTCTTACGTTTATGGTGGCTTTTGCCAATCGCATGGATACCCATAAGTACGAGTACCCGGAAGAAACAATTATGGTCTCTTAA
- a CDS encoding NAD-binding protein, whose amino-acid sequence MHFAVIGIGVFGSALAKKLSEERAYIIAIDNDMEDINQVKEYVSDAICFDATDQNLLESKG is encoded by the coding sequence TTGCATTTTGCAGTTATCGGTATTGGGGTCTTTGGCAGTGCGTTGGCCAAAAAACTTTCCGAGGAAAGAGCCTATATCATTGCTATCGATAATGACATGGAGGATATTAATCAAGTCAAAGAATACGTCTCAGATGCTATTTGTTTTGATGCCACCGATCAAAATCTTTTAGAAAGTAAGGGATGA
- the apaG gene encoding Co2+/Mg2+ efflux protein ApaG: protein MYRPKFVQVSHDISVSVKPMYLEEESNPLISKHVFAYFITIENIADQKVQLLKRHWQIHDSSGKDHQIEGEGVVGKQPMIEPGSNHQYNSFCVLDSYQGSMSGYYIMERADGEEISVQVPEFILVSHLLN, encoded by the coding sequence ATGTATCGTCCCAAATTTGTACAGGTTTCGCATGATATCAGCGTATCGGTTAAGCCGATGTACCTCGAAGAGGAATCAAATCCGCTGATATCAAAACATGTATTTGCCTACTTCATCACTATTGAAAATATAGCTGACCAGAAGGTGCAGCTTCTTAAGCGGCATTGGCAGATACATGATTCCAGTGGAAAGGATCATCAAATTGAGGGGGAAGGGGTCGTAGGCAAGCAACCGATGATTGAACCTGGTAGTAATCATCAGTATAATAGCTTCTGTGTGCTCGATTCTTACCAAGGGAGTATGAGCGGTTATTATATAATGGAACGTGCCGATGGGGAGGAGATCAGCGTGCAGGTACCGGAATTTATACTTGTTTCGCACTTACTGAATTAA
- a CDS encoding MBL fold metallo-hydrolase translates to MQLTFLGTGTSMGVPVAGGFGKEEIDGDPRNTRWRCSAWLQTEKSSIIIDTGPEFRLQTLRSGISAVDLVLVTHEHMDHIAGLDDLRPFCYKQGQSIPVYGSKECLEAIRRRFEYMFGPNRYPGATDIDLRNITDSIHFRDVNITPLPAIHGKVNVLGYRVNDVSYLTDVKAIPDKTKQKVRGSEILVLSGLRWRPEHPTHMTIPEAVDIADELDIPQTYLIHMNSYVNHKSTNERLPEHVQLAYDQLVVEV, encoded by the coding sequence ATGCAATTAACATTTTTAGGTACCGGTACATCTATGGGCGTGCCCGTGGCCGGGGGATTTGGAAAAGAAGAAATTGACGGGGATCCTCGAAACACTCGTTGGCGGTGTTCGGCTTGGCTACAGACTGAGAAAAGTTCAATTATTATTGATACCGGGCCGGAATTTCGGCTGCAAACGTTGCGATCGGGTATTAGTGCCGTTGACCTGGTTCTTGTTACCCACGAGCATATGGATCATATAGCTGGACTGGATGATTTGCGTCCGTTTTGCTACAAACAGGGGCAGAGTATTCCCGTTTATGGAAGTAAAGAATGTTTGGAAGCCATCCGCCGCCGCTTTGAATATATGTTTGGCCCAAATCGCTATCCCGGTGCCACTGATATTGATCTCAGGAATATAACAGATTCCATTCATTTTCGGGATGTGAATATTACGCCACTTCCCGCTATCCATGGCAAAGTTAACGTGCTTGGTTATCGTGTTAACGATGTATCTTATCTTACGGATGTGAAAGCAATTCCTGATAAAACCAAACAAAAGGTTCGTGGTTCAGAGATATTGGTATTAAGTGGTCTCCGTTGGAGGCCCGAACATCCCACACACATGACTATTCCCGAAGCAGTGGATATTGCAGATGAACTGGATATTCCGCAGACCTATCTGATTCACATGAATTCATATGTGAATCATAAGTCCACAAATGAGCGGCTTCCTGAGCATGTGCAACTGGCTTATGACCAGTTAGTGGTAGAGGTGTAA